From Streptomyces durmitorensis, a single genomic window includes:
- a CDS encoding integrin alpha: MRKNRSAALAAASFLLLTGACIAAAPSAVAGTPGGTHANDRNSDFNGDGYEDVLVGAPGATVSGQKGAGLVTAQYGSSRGIGTTSVARFSQSTAGVAGAAEAGDGFGKAVATGDLDADGFDDAIVGIPGEDIGDTADAGGVAILWGSKQGLNGEASDWLETQEPTKGEQFGLGLAAAHFTGETPGDVLAVLDRDDLELFAYDAAPQADGQAPLKRQATERLSAAADGRDILPKSLTTGDYDDNGYADLVVSGVSVGDEPGHGWSAHFSGNADGLAYEQDLRGGPVAASGDINNDGYDDLVTGEPNSPDDGGETMTGGLVGVRYGDADGLKDEAKWWTQDSSDVPGTAERGDGWGADLSVADTNGDGYADVAIGAPGEDIGTVADAGAAWVLRGSHEGMTGIGAKSWDQNSADIPGVAEKGDKWGAQVRLTDPNRDGRFGLLAAAPGENAGDGVVWVLSAGTGGVTASGSWTYGAESLGAPGTAAAFGAAIDE, from the coding sequence GTGCGCAAGAACCGTTCGGCCGCCCTCGCCGCGGCCTCGTTCCTCCTTCTCACCGGGGCGTGCATCGCTGCCGCCCCCTCCGCTGTGGCAGGCACCCCCGGGGGTACGCACGCCAACGACCGCAACAGTGACTTCAACGGCGACGGATATGAGGACGTGCTGGTCGGAGCCCCAGGGGCGACGGTCAGCGGCCAGAAGGGAGCCGGTCTCGTCACCGCCCAGTACGGCTCCTCCAGAGGCATAGGCACCACCTCCGTCGCCCGGTTCAGCCAGTCGACGGCCGGCGTCGCGGGCGCCGCTGAGGCGGGTGACGGCTTCGGGAAGGCCGTCGCCACCGGCGACCTGGACGCGGACGGCTTCGACGACGCGATCGTCGGCATCCCCGGCGAGGACATCGGCGACACGGCGGACGCCGGTGGTGTCGCGATCCTGTGGGGCTCGAAGCAGGGCCTCAACGGGGAGGCGAGCGACTGGCTGGAGACCCAGGAGCCCACCAAGGGCGAGCAGTTCGGCCTCGGCCTGGCCGCGGCGCACTTCACCGGCGAGACGCCGGGCGACGTGCTCGCCGTGCTGGACCGTGACGACCTGGAGCTCTTCGCGTACGACGCCGCGCCGCAGGCCGATGGGCAGGCCCCGCTGAAGCGGCAGGCGACCGAGCGGCTGTCCGCTGCGGCCGACGGACGCGACATCCTGCCGAAGTCGCTGACCACCGGCGACTACGACGACAACGGCTACGCGGATCTCGTCGTGTCCGGCGTCTCCGTGGGCGACGAGCCGGGGCACGGCTGGTCCGCGCACTTCTCGGGGAACGCCGACGGCCTCGCGTACGAGCAGGATCTGCGCGGCGGTCCCGTGGCCGCGTCCGGCGACATCAACAACGACGGCTACGACGACCTGGTGACCGGCGAGCCCAACTCCCCCGACGACGGGGGCGAAACGATGACCGGCGGTCTGGTGGGCGTCCGCTACGGCGACGCGGACGGCCTCAAGGACGAGGCCAAGTGGTGGACGCAGGACAGCTCCGACGTGCCCGGCACCGCCGAGCGCGGTGACGGCTGGGGCGCCGATCTGTCCGTGGCGGACACGAACGGCGACGGCTACGCGGACGTCGCGATCGGCGCACCGGGCGAGGACATCGGCACGGTCGCGGACGCCGGAGCGGCATGGGTGCTGCGTGGTTCGCACGAGGGCATGACGGGGATCGGCGCCAAGTCCTGGGACCAGAACTCCGCTGACATCCCCGGAGTGGCCGAGAAGGGCGACAAGTGGGGCGCCCAGGTGCGCCTGACGGACCCGAACCGCGACGGCCGCTTCGGCCTCCTTGCCGCC
- a CDS encoding carbamoyltransferase family protein gives MIVLGYNGFTRGAELFGRLYGATGVGRNLLVGHDAAAALAIDGEVVAAVEEEQLSRVKKTSDFPANAISWCLESAGVELGQVDVVAFPWRFSPTVAEEMIARITAADMPVAAKFDALRRTGELYTDMLSREAVYGDFVRRTGHALDPNKLALVPHHLAHLMCGAYLAGGDDAAFLVSDGRAETLSSVMGELRDGVVRLFDEGTVDMASSLGVAYGRITRYLGFVPNNDEYKVMGLAAYGPPPQHNPLLEHVVRLHENGSYTLSIPSDIGAYYALFDDLFGGDSEKREEFDFRVKVAGLAQHMVEAVTAHQLRALTAASSLDTLLFEGGLALNCVANTKMLERSSFTGMEVSFGASDPGVAIGAAVYTAGLRNLPADAVTTPYLGPSYDERQILDALAQYADRVEWQEEPDTSVVAERTAQLLAGKTVVGWFQGRAEFGPRALGNRSILANPAHPDIKDIINLRVKHREPFRPFAPVVLESEAPRVFEMGKKTSSPYMTFVFPVRKEFQERIPGACHVDGTARVQTVDERQNPALAELLRAFTARTAVPCLLNTSFNVAGEPIVCSPRDALECFLATEIDCLVIDRFVVTKKSG, from the coding sequence GTGATCGTGCTCGGTTACAACGGATTCACGAGGGGCGCGGAGCTTTTCGGACGTCTCTACGGAGCGACCGGAGTCGGCCGCAATCTGCTGGTGGGTCACGACGCCGCGGCGGCTCTTGCCATCGACGGCGAGGTGGTCGCCGCCGTCGAGGAGGAACAGCTGAGCCGGGTCAAGAAGACCTCGGATTTCCCGGCGAACGCGATCAGTTGGTGCCTGGAATCCGCCGGTGTCGAACTCGGCCAGGTGGACGTCGTCGCTTTCCCCTGGCGCTTCTCGCCGACCGTGGCCGAGGAGATGATCGCGCGGATAACCGCCGCCGACATGCCGGTCGCGGCCAAGTTCGACGCCCTGCGGCGCACGGGCGAGCTCTACACCGACATGCTCAGCCGCGAGGCGGTGTACGGCGACTTCGTCCGGCGCACCGGCCACGCCCTTGACCCCAACAAGCTTGCCCTGGTGCCCCATCACCTGGCCCACCTCATGTGCGGCGCCTATCTGGCGGGCGGCGACGACGCGGCCTTCCTGGTGAGCGACGGCCGGGCCGAGACCCTCTCCTCTGTCATGGGTGAGCTGCGCGACGGGGTGGTCCGTCTCTTCGACGAGGGCACCGTCGACATGGCCAGTTCGCTCGGCGTGGCCTACGGAAGGATCACCCGCTACCTGGGGTTCGTCCCCAACAACGACGAGTACAAGGTGATGGGCCTGGCCGCCTACGGCCCGCCGCCGCAGCACAACCCGCTGCTGGAGCACGTCGTGCGGTTGCACGAGAACGGCTCGTACACCCTGTCCATCCCCAGTGACATCGGCGCCTACTACGCGCTGTTCGACGACCTGTTCGGCGGCGACAGCGAGAAGCGCGAGGAGTTCGACTTCCGGGTCAAGGTGGCCGGTCTGGCCCAGCACATGGTCGAGGCCGTCACCGCTCATCAACTGCGGGCGCTGACCGCCGCATCCAGCCTGGACACCCTGCTCTTCGAGGGCGGTCTCGCGCTCAACTGCGTGGCCAACACGAAGATGCTGGAGCGGTCATCGTTCACCGGCATGGAGGTCAGCTTCGGGGCCAGCGACCCGGGTGTCGCCATCGGCGCGGCCGTGTACACCGCCGGCCTCAGGAACCTGCCCGCGGACGCGGTCACCACGCCGTACCTGGGCCCCTCGTACGATGAGCGGCAGATCCTCGACGCACTGGCACAGTACGCGGACCGCGTCGAGTGGCAGGAGGAGCCCGACACCTCCGTGGTCGCCGAGAGGACGGCGCAGCTGCTCGCGGGGAAGACCGTCGTCGGGTGGTTCCAGGGCCGCGCCGAGTTCGGACCGCGCGCCCTGGGCAACCGCAGCATCCTCGCCAACCCGGCCCACCCCGACATCAAGGACATCATCAATCTCCGGGTGAAACACCGGGAACCCTTCCGCCCGTTCGCGCCCGTCGTCCTCGAATCCGAGGCTCCCCGCGTCTTCGAGATGGGCAAGAAGACCTCGTCCCCGTACATGACGTTCGTCTTCCCGGTGCGCAAGGAGTTCCAGGAGCGGATCCCCGGCGCCTGTCACGTGGACGGCACGGCGCGGGTCCAGACCGTCGACGAGCGGCAGAACCCCGCCCTCGCGGAGCTGCTGCGCGCCTTCACGGCGCGGACAGCTGTGCCCTGCCTCCTCAACACCTCCTTCAACGTGGCCGGTGAGCCCATCGTCTGCTCACCGCGAGACGCGCTGGAGTGCTTCCTCGCCACCGAGATCGACTGCCTGGTCATCGACCGGTTCGTGGTCACCAAGAAGAGCGGCTGA
- a CDS encoding aminotransferase class I/II-fold pyridoxal phosphate-dependent enzyme codes for MRGPTDAEALQRVLSAALGSREPVGSLAQLDVADGALSALDAGVLERPTLVGGAALYNPTGPAPTAHTVDELVRRAEALDVPQILVPHVRRTDDPGALRAAGFVPVAAGAECVVRLTGDVDELLRARVGGRRQRALRRCHEALSHDLTWERIRLSELGGAPWARDAFVELHRRRAERHGGGHNPYGADALDALADGVLAERTEMLVRRRGDSVVHVALTARSHNGRGLYHLTQAADPDDPAADSDLHVTALYGLYLDARRSGLHWVHLGPGESHDTRCHGADLFVPLDHWLRAEGLTAREEAPGESALSRFAAPPVTTVPVPGPARARRLPRFDTIDLSSNTNPFLGAAGQYPHLDTAELAETYLSTISGLPGHEGTGALTADHLLFSSGSVDGVMLLLAALASPGESVCVTPPTFPLYAHFARLLRLPLVEVPLRGDDLSELDTERILAADPRVTILCDPNNPVGTRLDPARVRPLVTGTRGLVVIDEAYVEFSEKPSYAGLVAEHDNLIVLRTLSKAWGLAGARCGIALAQPGIIDALRRVQVPFGFTDASQSAVRDRLTDARRVLASIRHIRAERDRMARILAEHPAVERVFPSEANFLLLRLHKHERVMEQLHDAGIVVADVGFLIPGTCRVSIGNRRANDALLAAFSAAV; via the coding sequence ATGCGCGGACCCACAGATGCAGAGGCGCTCCAGCGGGTGCTGAGCGCCGCCCTCGGTTCCCGCGAACCGGTGGGCTCGCTGGCCCAACTGGACGTGGCCGACGGTGCGTTGAGCGCCTTGGACGCCGGCGTCCTCGAACGCCCCACCTTGGTCGGCGGCGCGGCCCTGTACAACCCGACCGGCCCCGCTCCCACTGCCCACACGGTCGATGAACTCGTGCGCCGCGCGGAGGCACTGGACGTCCCCCAGATCCTGGTGCCCCACGTCCGCCGCACCGACGACCCGGGCGCGCTGCGGGCGGCAGGATTCGTCCCCGTCGCCGCCGGGGCCGAGTGCGTCGTCCGCCTGACCGGGGACGTGGACGAGCTCCTGCGTGCCCGCGTCGGCGGCCGCAGGCAACGGGCCCTCCGGCGCTGCCACGAGGCGCTCTCCCATGACCTCACCTGGGAGCGGATCCGCCTGAGCGAGCTCGGCGGCGCGCCCTGGGCGCGCGACGCCTTCGTGGAACTCCACCGCCGCCGCGCGGAGCGGCACGGCGGCGGCCACAATCCGTACGGCGCCGATGCCCTCGACGCGCTCGCGGACGGTGTCCTCGCGGAGCGCACGGAGATGCTCGTGCGCCGCCGGGGGGACAGCGTGGTCCACGTGGCGCTCACGGCCAGGTCCCACAACGGCCGGGGGCTCTACCACCTGACACAGGCCGCCGACCCCGACGATCCCGCCGCGGACAGCGACCTCCACGTGACGGCCTTGTACGGGCTCTACCTCGATGCCCGGCGCTCAGGCCTGCACTGGGTCCATCTCGGCCCGGGGGAGAGCCACGACACGCGCTGCCACGGAGCCGACCTGTTCGTCCCCCTCGACCACTGGCTGCGCGCCGAAGGCCTGACGGCCCGGGAGGAAGCGCCGGGGGAGTCGGCGCTGTCGCGTTTCGCCGCGCCTCCCGTCACCACCGTGCCGGTCCCGGGGCCGGCGCGCGCCCGCCGCCTGCCGAGGTTCGACACCATCGACCTGTCGAGCAACACCAATCCGTTCCTGGGCGCCGCGGGCCAATACCCCCACCTCGACACGGCGGAGCTCGCCGAGACGTACTTGTCCACGATCTCCGGGCTGCCCGGCCACGAGGGCACCGGAGCGCTGACCGCGGACCATCTGCTGTTCTCCAGCGGATCGGTCGACGGCGTCATGCTGCTCCTTGCGGCCCTTGCCTCGCCCGGTGAGAGCGTGTGCGTCACGCCACCCACCTTCCCGCTCTACGCCCACTTCGCCCGGCTGCTGCGCCTGCCTCTGGTCGAGGTGCCCCTGCGCGGCGACGACCTGTCCGAGCTCGACACCGAGCGGATCCTGGCTGCCGATCCGCGGGTGACCATCCTGTGCGATCCGAACAACCCGGTCGGGACCAGGCTCGATCCGGCGCGGGTGCGGCCCCTTGTCACCGGCACACGCGGCCTTGTCGTGATCGACGAGGCCTATGTCGAGTTCAGCGAGAAGCCCTCGTACGCCGGTCTCGTCGCCGAGCACGACAACCTCATCGTGCTCAGAACCCTCTCGAAGGCATGGGGTCTTGCCGGTGCCCGCTGTGGGATCGCCCTGGCGCAGCCCGGCATCATCGACGCCCTGCGGCGGGTGCAGGTGCCCTTCGGGTTCACCGACGCGTCGCAGAGCGCCGTACGGGATCGGCTGACCGACGCGCGGCGGGTGCTGGCCAGCATCCGGCACATCCGGGCCGAGCGCGACCGCATGGCCCGGATACTGGCCGAACACCCCGCTGTGGAGCGGGTGTTCCCCTCGGAGGCCAACTTCCTGCTGCTGCGGCTCCACAAGCACGAGCGCGTCATGGAGCAGCTGCACGACGCGGGGATCGTGGTCGCCGACGTCGGGTTCCTCATCCCCGGCACCTGCCGTGTCTCCATCGGCAACCGGCGCGCGAACGACGCGCTGCTCGCGGCGTTCTCCGCCGCCGTGTGA
- a CDS encoding NAD-dependent epimerase/dehydratase family protein — protein MQGKKILVTGGTGQVAMPVAEALAPDNEVWCLGRFGDPAARKALEEMGARTFTWDMSTDELAELPGDFTHVLHSAVHRGDGKDFAETARINAAGTARLMTHCSGAEAFLYVSSGVVYNRADSTHRYREGDAVGGAVPWLPTYPVGKLAAEGVARGLAEALGLPTVIARLNIAYGPYGHGGVPMILFKQMRKGQPCAVPRQGQNYCNLLHTDDLVRQVPLLWGAAGTPARVVNWGGDEEVGMTDLLEYMSELTGVPIQLDRSDYSRETAIFDHEVRRGLIGDCSIGWKSGIARTLAEVFEEYRDRIDAHVIDAHVIDAYADEQAAEQGAEH, from the coding sequence ATGCAAGGCAAGAAGATTCTCGTCACGGGTGGGACCGGGCAGGTCGCGATGCCCGTCGCAGAGGCGCTCGCCCCGGACAACGAGGTGTGGTGCCTGGGCCGGTTCGGCGACCCGGCCGCACGCAAGGCCCTGGAGGAGATGGGCGCCCGCACCTTCACCTGGGACATGTCCACCGACGAACTGGCGGAGCTGCCGGGCGACTTCACCCACGTCCTGCACTCCGCGGTGCACCGCGGAGACGGCAAGGACTTCGCGGAGACCGCGCGGATCAACGCGGCGGGCACCGCACGGCTGATGACCCACTGCTCCGGCGCCGAGGCGTTCTTGTACGTCTCGTCCGGGGTGGTCTACAACCGGGCCGACAGCACCCACCGGTACCGCGAGGGCGACGCCGTGGGCGGAGCGGTGCCGTGGCTGCCGACCTACCCCGTCGGCAAGCTCGCCGCCGAAGGGGTGGCGCGGGGCCTTGCCGAAGCGCTCGGACTGCCGACGGTGATAGCCCGGCTCAACATCGCCTACGGCCCGTACGGCCACGGCGGCGTACCCATGATCTTGTTCAAGCAGATGCGGAAAGGGCAGCCGTGCGCGGTGCCCCGCCAAGGGCAGAACTACTGCAACCTGCTGCACACCGATGACCTTGTCCGGCAGGTGCCGCTGTTGTGGGGCGCGGCGGGGACGCCCGCGCGGGTGGTGAACTGGGGCGGGGACGAGGAGGTCGGCATGACCGACCTGCTGGAGTACATGTCCGAACTCACCGGTGTGCCAATCCAGTTGGACCGCAGTGACTACAGCCGGGAGACGGCGATCTTCGACCACGAGGTCCGCCGGGGGCTGATCGGCGACTGTTCCATCGGCTGGAAGAGCGGCATCGCCCGCACCTTGGCCGAGGTGTTCGAGGAGTACCGCGACCGTATCGACGCGCATGTCATCGATGCGCATGTCATCGACGCGTACGCCGACGAGCAGGCGGCGGAGCAAGGAGCGGAGCACTAG
- a CDS encoding non-ribosomal peptide synthetase — MPDQPHASTLPQLLERAARDASRGITFIGGSFLSYADLRECACRIARGLRDHGTSPGERVLVCAHDPETFFRAFWGCVLAGVVPCPVAPPADPSRWRTQLEHLRTLLGDPLVIASKETLGDLPDTGLRAVTVEELSHGSAGQDQLPAPAPDDLAVLMLTSGSTGSSKAVRLTHANLLAAQAGKAGALDLGPDDTSLNWISADHIAAIEANLLPMFNGADQVMATPATVLADPVEFLRLLAAHRVRVTFTPNFLFGQINQALAQRPVPPQELDLSQVRHIISGGEATVTGTVRAFLDALSPYGLRHDVIVPAFGMTETCAGSVFNREFATRDLETEFPPLGRAVRGLHIRIVDGNGTVLASTAAGRPTTGASGEVQLRGTMVTDGYFGNDRATAEAFTPDGWFRTGDLGCLDAEGRLTLVGRTKDSVIVNGVNYYSHDLEAVLDELDGVRRGQVAAFPIRPDGADSEQLAVAFVPAGDPADDSAVYRALVAIRSSTVMHWGFRPQLILPVDEAEIPRGNLGKIQRSRLRGAVEAGALDAAVRRSDAVTSRFLGGYVAPEGEVEIALADVYARVLNTGKVPTTASFFDLGGTSLDVLRLKLEIQTEFGIDDVPMSTLLQAPSVRALARRLTAARSADGDSAYDPLVPLQVTGDGTPLFCVHPGLGEVLVFVNLAKYFTGERPFYALRARGFGQGESHFASFDDMVTTYVEAIRRAQPSGPYAVAGYSYGGAVAFEIAKRLEADGDEVKFVGVFNLPPSISGRMNEITFTDGAINLALFLELIAAADIEGLTATLRPLPEADQLAYLVDHAPKRRLIELDLTVERFTTWVHLAQNMVHLGRTYEPSGSVDDVRVFYCTPLKGTTQEWLDDQLRHWDDFTRNTNRYVEVDGEHYTLMSPQHVQTFQATLRHELTRALG, encoded by the coding sequence ATGCCGGACCAACCTCATGCTTCGACGCTCCCCCAACTGCTCGAGCGCGCGGCCCGGGACGCATCCCGAGGCATCACTTTCATCGGCGGCTCGTTCCTCTCGTACGCCGACTTGCGCGAGTGCGCCTGCCGCATTGCCCGAGGGCTGCGCGACCACGGCACGTCCCCGGGTGAACGGGTGCTGGTGTGCGCCCATGATCCGGAGACCTTCTTCCGCGCCTTCTGGGGGTGCGTCCTGGCCGGTGTCGTGCCCTGCCCGGTCGCGCCGCCGGCCGACCCGTCCCGATGGCGTACGCAGCTGGAACACCTGCGCACGCTCCTGGGCGACCCCTTGGTGATCGCGTCCAAGGAGACCCTCGGCGACCTGCCCGACACCGGCCTGCGGGCCGTGACGGTCGAGGAGTTGAGCCATGGCTCCGCCGGGCAGGACCAGCTCCCCGCGCCCGCCCCGGACGATCTCGCCGTACTGATGCTCACCTCCGGGTCCACCGGATCGAGCAAGGCCGTCAGGCTCACCCACGCCAACCTCCTCGCGGCGCAGGCGGGGAAGGCCGGGGCGCTGGATCTGGGGCCCGACGACACGTCGCTGAACTGGATATCGGCCGACCACATAGCGGCGATCGAGGCGAACCTGCTGCCGATGTTCAACGGCGCCGATCAGGTCATGGCGACTCCGGCCACGGTCCTCGCGGACCCCGTGGAGTTTCTCCGGCTGCTCGCTGCCCACCGGGTGCGCGTGACGTTCACGCCCAACTTCCTGTTCGGGCAGATCAACCAGGCGCTCGCCCAACGCCCGGTACCGCCGCAGGAGTTGGACCTCTCGCAGGTGCGGCACATCATTTCCGGCGGCGAGGCCACCGTGACCGGCACCGTCCGGGCCTTCCTGGACGCGCTCTCCCCGTACGGACTGCGCCACGACGTGATCGTGCCCGCGTTCGGGATGACCGAGACGTGCGCGGGCAGCGTGTTCAACCGTGAATTCGCCACCCGTGACCTGGAGACGGAGTTCCCTCCGCTGGGCCGTGCCGTACGAGGGCTGCACATCCGCATCGTCGACGGCAACGGCACGGTGCTGGCCTCCACCGCCGCCGGCCGGCCCACGACGGGCGCATCGGGGGAGGTGCAACTGCGTGGCACGATGGTCACCGACGGCTATTTCGGCAACGACCGGGCCACCGCCGAGGCGTTCACCCCCGACGGCTGGTTCCGCACCGGCGACCTGGGATGCCTCGACGCCGAGGGCCGGTTGACGCTCGTCGGCCGGACCAAGGACTCCGTCATCGTCAACGGCGTCAACTACTACAGCCACGACCTGGAAGCGGTCCTCGACGAACTGGACGGGGTGCGGCGCGGGCAGGTCGCGGCCTTCCCGATCCGGCCGGACGGCGCCGACTCCGAACAGCTCGCCGTCGCGTTCGTCCCCGCGGGCGATCCCGCCGACGACTCGGCCGTGTACCGCGCCCTCGTGGCGATCCGCAGCTCCACGGTGATGCACTGGGGCTTCAGGCCGCAACTGATCCTGCCCGTCGACGAGGCGGAGATCCCCCGCGGCAACCTCGGCAAGATCCAGCGGTCACGGCTGCGCGGGGCCGTCGAGGCCGGCGCCCTGGACGCGGCCGTCCGCAGGTCGGACGCGGTGACCTCCCGCTTCCTCGGCGGTTACGTGGCGCCGGAGGGCGAGGTCGAGATCGCCCTGGCCGATGTCTACGCACGCGTCCTGAACACCGGGAAGGTCCCGACGACCGCCAGCTTCTTCGACCTGGGCGGCACCTCGCTGGACGTGCTGCGGCTCAAACTGGAGATACAGACCGAGTTCGGCATCGACGACGTGCCGATGTCCACGCTCCTTCAGGCCCCCAGCGTGCGGGCCCTGGCCCGGCGCCTGACCGCCGCACGGAGCGCCGACGGAGACTCTGCCTACGACCCGCTGGTGCCCCTCCAGGTCACCGGCGACGGAACGCCGTTGTTCTGCGTCCACCCCGGCCTCGGGGAGGTGCTCGTGTTCGTCAATCTCGCCAAGTACTTCACCGGTGAGCGGCCGTTCTACGCGTTGCGGGCCCGTGGGTTCGGGCAGGGCGAGAGCCACTTCGCGTCGTTCGACGACATGGTCACCACCTATGTGGAGGCGATCCGGCGGGCCCAGCCGAGCGGCCCGTACGCCGTGGCGGGCTACTCCTACGGCGGAGCGGTCGCCTTCGAGATCGCCAAACGCCTTGAGGCCGACGGCGACGAGGTCAAGTTCGTGGGCGTCTTCAACCTGCCGCCGAGCATCTCCGGGCGCATGAACGAGATCACCTTCACCGACGGCGCGATCAACCTCGCGCTGTTCCTGGAGCTGATCGCCGCCGCCGACATCGAAGGCCTCACCGCCACCCTGCGCCCCCTGCCCGAAGCCGACCAGCTGGCCTACCTGGTCGACCACGCGCCCAAGCGGCGCCTGATCGAACTGGACCTCACCGTCGAGCGGTTCACCACCTGGGTGCACCTGGCGCAGAACATGGTGCACCTGGGCCGCACCTACGAACCCTCCGGGTCGGTCGACGACGTACGCGTCTTCTACTGCACGCCGCTCAAGGGCACCACACAGGAGTGGCTGGACGACCAGCTGCGCCACTGGGACGACTTCACCCGCAACACCAACCGGTACGTCGAGGTCGACGGCGAGCACTACACCCTGATGAGCCCGCAGCACGTGCAGACCTTCCAGGCAACGCTGCGGCACGAACTGACCCGCGCGCTCGGTTAA
- a CDS encoding ATP-grasp domain-containing protein, whose amino-acid sequence MPTMIVIGYRDDLDQALKRRGLDPCYIVQAPASVPNGRRFKRVADMENVQEVLRAVLAARVDDVAGVLTVHEMGVFAAAYLRQQLSLPGNADSKAALYFRDKYLQKGKLPPHIRRARCRYASKDTSFLELSKDLGDVFVVKPATGAGSLRTNIVRTAHEYARALELFPGESDVAIVAESFVDAPEVYMDGIWRGGRLQWSSMSSNHISPLSAVQGGILSAHILDRRLHQELFRQAEELAGQVLESLEAPDCVFHMEAFAQEAGLTFGECAIRLPGALSPQVNKLTFGVDLFDVEISLALGEEPAGTPDNGTPDRFYGYLLLRRSNDGTLTQQDFERNFSFDEISYPSSPDAPIGPYGRFGQAIVSDPDELKLQKTIDEIVRFNEVGG is encoded by the coding sequence ATGCCGACGATGATTGTTATCGGATACAGGGATGACCTCGACCAGGCGCTCAAGCGCCGAGGATTGGATCCCTGCTATATCGTGCAGGCGCCCGCGAGTGTGCCCAATGGGCGGCGCTTCAAGCGGGTCGCCGACATGGAGAACGTTCAGGAAGTATTGCGAGCAGTGCTCGCCGCCCGTGTTGATGATGTGGCAGGAGTGCTCACCGTCCACGAAATGGGCGTCTTTGCTGCCGCCTATTTGCGGCAGCAGCTCAGCCTCCCCGGCAATGCCGATTCAAAGGCCGCGCTCTATTTCCGGGACAAGTACCTCCAGAAGGGAAAGCTGCCGCCGCACATCAGGCGGGCGCGCTGTCGGTACGCGTCGAAGGACACCTCGTTCCTTGAGCTTTCCAAGGATCTCGGGGACGTCTTCGTCGTCAAGCCGGCGACCGGAGCCGGCTCGCTGCGCACGAACATCGTCCGCACTGCGCACGAGTACGCGCGGGCCTTGGAGCTGTTCCCGGGCGAGTCGGACGTCGCGATCGTCGCCGAGTCCTTCGTCGACGCCCCCGAGGTCTACATGGACGGCATCTGGAGGGGCGGCCGTCTGCAGTGGTCGTCCATGAGCAGCAACCACATCTCGCCGCTCAGCGCCGTGCAGGGCGGCATCCTGTCCGCGCACATCCTCGACAGGAGGCTGCATCAGGAGCTGTTCCGGCAGGCCGAAGAGCTCGCCGGGCAGGTGCTTGAGAGCCTTGAGGCACCTGACTGCGTATTCCACATGGAAGCGTTCGCGCAGGAAGCCGGACTGACTTTCGGCGAGTGCGCCATACGCCTCCCCGGGGCGCTGTCTCCGCAGGTCAACAAATTGACGTTCGGTGTCGACCTCTTCGACGTGGAAATCAGCCTGGCGCTGGGGGAAGAGCCTGCCGGGACTCCGGACAACGGCACGCCCGATCGCTTCTACGGATACCTGCTCCTGCGGCGCTCGAACGACGGAACACTCACCCAGCAGGACTTCGAGCGCAACTTCTCCTTCGACGAGATCTCATATCCTTCGTCGCCTGATGCGCCGATCGGTCCTTACGGCCGCTTCGGGCAGGCGATCGTGTCCGACCCGGACGAACTGAAGCTGCAGAAGACCATCGACGAAATCGTGCGCTTCAACGAGGTCGGCGGCTGA